The DNA region TTCTACCACTACAGTATACGCAGTGTTGAAAGAATATAtaattgttgtcgatttctcaatggttgatgatttttttctttttcttagTGAAATCTTCCATATTTtaacaatgtgtgtgtgtgcgttcaATCTAGCtatttttggtcattttcaCCTTGATTAtgaactaattttttttttggctatttaATTGGTTGAAAGcaaagacgacgacgatcatcatcatcatcatcagcatacCATCAATGGCCATTTTACGTGCTGTGTAAaggttgtaaaaaaaagtagaaaaaaaaattcaaattttcaaatcataaacaatatcatcaggtaaatatttgttattttggaaaaaaaaattcacccaAAATGTCCATCATCCGTTGACATTTTTGTCATATTAAtaactttttgttgttgttgttgttgttgttttttcactTCGTTATCTAGTTATAATTATAGAAGATCgtattttattaataattaatatttcattttcttgttcaacGATATCCATTTTTAAactttcaaagttttttttctgagtCTGAATCACACCCACTCCTGTATCATGCTATGTTCTGATGCAcgtaatgtgtgtgtgtgtgtgtgtgtgggtggatgtatagattttttttgttttcgtttgtttgtttgtgtttggtCATCATTTGGTACGTGTTTATCATTCATACAAAAAATAtgactgtgtgtgtgggtgttaATCTAggttattatattattttgttatgttttttttttggaacatttcatcagttgctgttgttgttgttgtttttttttccactatcCGTATCATCCAtacggatgatgatggtcgataaaaaaaaaaaaaaatacaaatctTCATGCATGTCATCTATGATTGctaaatcattcattttgacatgataaatattatattatatattaagatcatcatcatcatcatattatataCATTAAGAatccatcattgtcatccacattaaatgattgaaatgcattcaaatggtttttttctaggacaaactcacacacacacacacacacgtcagcacaaacacaattagtcatcatcatcatcatcattttcaacttGAATAttgtacatcatcatcactaaaaaaaaaatttcattcaattgaatttttctacaTATATGTCAAAagtagaacaaaaaaaaaatcaattgaataaacacggatttaaataataataatcaattgatgatgttaatatATGTATATACTACTATATATTTGCATaaagattttgtttcaaatgaaaaaaaaacatccatccatccatccatccactTTACTtgacattcatttgatgaggATTTTCCTTGTTGTGTCCatcttgattatcatcatcatcatattgttttttcatacatgaaaaagattatggccaatttatgaatgaagaacagcaaaaaaaaaaatgaaaaattttgttttttgttttttttctttttttttttggttttaaattttcaaaacgattatcatcatcaacgtcaAAGTTTTGGTTGACGtaaattcataattttgttattcatcaataaagatgatgatgatgatttgaggGTCAACAAgcacatcaacaacaacaacaataacaacaacaatgaccgggaattttttttttttttacaatcatcaatccttgaatcaaaatttttttctgttgctgTTTTGATGCCAAAAATATGGTagtcgaaatttttttttttttttttttttgctagttGATTCATTTTCCCATCCCGTTATCTAATCATGATAATCTTGTTGTTGCCCgtctgatgataatataatcgTAGATTACTATGATATGTactgatgaaatgaaatatgatcatcatttgataataatttgacaggaaaagcaaaaaaaaaaagagaagaactttttttgtattttctagaaatttgaaacttgttaaaaataataattttctcttacacacacacacacacacacacagacggatgcacatttatatattacatgatgatgatgatgatgaaaatatttatgtttaaatcaatttgattcaatttattgtgatcaaattgaattgaatgtagAAATATAATgcgataataatcaacaatgataatcaggaaacatgatgattatgatcaatcaatcaatcaagtaATCaatcctgtttttttttcgctctcaaaacgtttaaaaaaaatgcaaaaaaaaaaaacaaaattgaagaaGCTCCTCGAGGTTATTTGatggttgatcatcattgatatcaTATAGCCGCCAGTggattgaacaaaaattgattttttttttctttgccaaaaaaaagagttgcccaaatcaaaaaaacaacaacagaaaaatttcattttcaacgaTCAATTAACTCGCTTACAGTTCGTgtttgattgtgtgtgtgtgatgtttATCATCCTTTCTCTCTTTCCATCGTTTGTGTGTAATTAGTgttttagcaaaaaaaaaaaaaaatttttttttccttgttttcatttattttttcttcttcttcacaacatttcaaatgactgacaaacgatgaaaatttttatttttttttttggttttcttgaaaaaaaataacttgaTACCtgtcatcattgtgtttgtatttgtgtacgattcattcaaacatttgaacaaatgagaaaaatttaaattttcttgtccgttttttttatatatatcatttctttctttttttttgtccatccatccattcattcattgattacaaatcaacagtttttttttaaagaaatgAGGCGTGTTTCATCGTGTGTGCGTGCGTGCGTGCGTGTGGGTGATTTTGttccaacgaaaaaaaaaatcaacataaaaacaaacaaacaacagaattttatttttatttttttttttattggattgaaaaataaattattattacaaaattattacattTGAATGTTGACAATGTTtttagtctttttttttttttttttgttcgcaaatacaataaaaatacaattaaattttcgaagcacatttttttcagacaAAAATCTGTCGAATCACTGTTTGCTTCTACAAACTCGTAATCGGCCAATTCTTGTTCGTTTATGATGGTTCGTAAAGCAACGACTGAAAAACAgtaaaattgatcattgaacTACAGTTGAATTTATACTTGAACGCAACGTTCTTAATTAAACAATTCGAAATAcattgttgttaatgtttaACAATCTCAACGTATTCATTACTAAATTATATctataagaagaaaaatgcaaaaacaCTTAGTAGTATGAAAGAATTAATTTCGCACAATCATTATatgtttcaaataataaaagaattgtttgttatttgttgACCAAGTACAACAGAAATTTTATGTTGACTGGACGACCACGTGGAAAagaatgaatcgaaaatcgaaaatcaCAATATATAAAGCGTGTGTGGACCATGTGCTTCGAATTCGAGAATAGaacttttttcatattcacaaGTATCTATTCATACAGGTACATtttttgcacacacacacaaacatcaaaGTAACGGATCACCATAAATGTAGCGTGCATTCACAAAAGATGTAGCATGTGCATAATGgagagatgaaaaattttttttcactcaaaCACGGTCAAATTAACGTGTTTTCATCAAATCCGCACTAAACCTTTTATATTACATTAATCTCAGCACATTTTCATGactcattgatgatgatgataactttGAAATTCGAAAGAATCGAAAGAAATGCTTTATTacaatagtaataataacagagagagagagagagataagATAAgataagatttttttgtcgaacatttcaaaatttaccTTTATCTTTTGTTCATACAACAGTTtctttgtaaattttttaatcatactaataatgatgatgaagatgataagAAAAAGGAATCGGAATTCCTTTTCATTTCCTATTTACATTCAAGAGATGTCAGTTTTCTACAAAACGTCATATTTGAACGTGAActcattgattgtttttttcgtcatttaagcaaataaaaatgattagaTAATAACACAgataaatgatttgaatattaacataatttgataatcaatcagtacatttttcttgtttttttcgccTAATTGGtcacaatggaaaaatagataatgatcatgaatcATGGATATCCCCCTTTactgacaaaaacaaaaaaatcgataaattcgttgattatcatcattatttaattcattcattttgataattgtttcatatcatacattaatcaatcaatcaatcaatcaatatgattattgatttcataatcattatctgattgttttcttttgtttttcatgatcattcattcattatttattcattaatgaaaattttttctttcctttcACACCTGGCTTGTTGTTCATGATGCATAAAACAaccagagagaaaaaaaatgacgaataTTTTAAATCCGGTTTTCcaagatttttctttgtttcatatatgaaatgtataataataaataaaagatAATTATTTCGACAATGACATTTCAtgtttaacaaaaaaaattctactcatcatcatcatcatcatcattgtacaCAGTAGGTCATCAGACAGACATTAccttgatttatttattcatttttaatcaaatttttctcggaaaatttttttttttttttttttggcgttGATTTGCacattgatcgattattGTTTGTCGAATGAACTATGTACACTATTCAGTTGACAAATATAGACTGTGTATAttgacgagaaaaaaaaattaaattttcaaatataaaaatggtCTATATATCTGGTTTATTTCTGGTGAaataatcaaagaaaaaaaagtaccaGTGAATAAAAAGACAACCAGAAGGTGAAcatcaaagattttttttttcttttcttttcttttttttcatgctcAATGGAgcaatgaacattttttttttggtagttCAAAAATCGACCAAATTGTCAAATTGTAGGTATTGCTGAAAACCAaaacgaaataaataaagagagagagagactgGTGTCatatatgaacaacaacaataacaacaacaacaacaacaaaaaatccagTTAGATTCTCATTCCTttctcaataataatgataaaaaaaaatgctagcTAGATTGGTTTGGATTTGCTTACTTGGGCGCCATTTGGATCTTAATTGTCTATACTaggtttctctctctctctctctttcttcaTTTCTCACAAACTCTTAATAGCCATATATAATTTGCgaggaaataaaaaaaaaagaaaaagaaaattaaccAAAGAGAAACAAATGGAAAGGTAATGGTAGCAAGtggtaaaagaaaaaaaaattatcaaaaaatatGTTACGGATGATGAAAGACGATGGATAGGATTAAATATTGGTAGTTtttagtggaaaaaaaacgagagagaaagagatgGAAGCGTGGAAAAAACTAGCATAGCatacaacagcaacaatacTTGTTTTGTGAGACATTTGAAAAAGGGaggaatgaaaagaaaaatccatttgccgtttcaatacacacacatcatgatgaaaagattcaaaaattcattttgccttttcgtattttttttttagcggGATTTCTAGCCTCAAGTCATTTCtctttgctgtttttttttgttaaaaatttatggaaaatctttttctctctctctcggcatttctttttctcattgaCAAAAGCGGCAGCATCgataagaagaagaaaaaaaaaacagcaacagcaaaaaaaaagtcgatCGCAAATTCATGCTATTGTCGTGGTCTTCGtagtcgtcgttgtcgttgacgtcgttgtcgttgttattaATGAATATACATCCAGTAACCATACAAACACACGTTATGTgccacagaaaaaaacttctttttttctgttttgttttattcaaaaaaaaaaaatttttttttctccatttgtCACCACCATCACTGACAACAATagtccgaaaaaaaaacagcaacaacaacaacaacaactctTGCCTATTCAAAAATATATGTCAATTTCATACTATTGtgtgacaaacaaacacacacatcataAAACGTAAAACTAATGCAAAATAATACTACTGCTACCACTGAtacttttgtgtgtgtgtgtgtgatagatatggattatttttttttttttttttgatcaatttttggatcatctgtatcacaatcaacaacatcaaacaaacaaataaaaaaaaataaatctgtAATGCACTACTAGGCATTATGTAAattgtgataaaaaaaaccgatgaGAAATTTGATCACCATAGACACtgtgaaaccaaaaaaaaaatttctaccggaaatttttttttctgtgcaTATATGCGTCTGTAGCTCATCgtcaattattttgtttttgttcatttgatgCTTATTTGATCGTTGGctggtttcattttttgtttgtaaaaaaaaatttcaccacgttttttttcctacctGTTGATTGATAGTGaagtgaatgaaataaatacaaaaaaaacacgacaacagaaaaaaaagtgagtgtttgccaatttttgaaaaaaaaccaagcaTTTTTTGgctattaattaattaattaatcggTTGACTGATGAATGTAATTTGTGTTGTTtcacatatataatatattttcagctacgtgtttttttttctctgttttgtgtttcaattcatttatggtttattatttgtcattGTCGTCAGTCAGTCAGCCAGTCagtcattcatccatttcgCTTCCACGTGTCGTCAAATTCGATTTAAGCAagttatatatataaaattcatcgattagttttcaacaaaagaaaattcttttttcaattttcctatctgttttgttttgttgttgttgttgttgttgtttttgtgttttttttcccattcgaAATGttgcgagagagagagatggagAGATGGAGAAAAGTTAAATTTAgtttttaaagtttttttgttctgttgttGCCTCTTGatgtatttttgttgttgtttttcttttcttttcttttcttttcaattccaaaatcataaataatttttcttttctttttttttgtttagtttttttttttcatcatcatcatcatcatcaccagtgATATCCAATTGGTACaatctgtctgtgtgtgtgtatgatatttctatgaacaattttttgctgttgttgttgttgaatggtTACAAAAATAtctttgaaaataatgtccAAAAATATTgctattgatcatcatcatcatcatgtcatcaacatcaacaacaacaacaacaaaagcagcagcagcaacagcagcttcatcatcatcatcatcatctgataaTGTTAACATACAAAATCAACCAGTTGATATACCTGttttaaatcaacaacaattgttattaaataatgaaaatgatgaccatcatctTATTGATTCTActataaatcaaaatgatgaaaatgatcaagaaTCAAATCCATTGAATAGACAATTGTTTCAACAACAGCtacaatattttcatcgccaccatcaacataagaatgatgatgatgatgatgatggaatctatgccaattataatgatgattatgatgatgattatgaacaaTTCTATGACAAACATCAGCAACAATATTTAGTTGACCATTCAAATGACAATATGTATGGTGTTccagaaatgatgatttttgataatcatccacatcatcaacaacaacattataatcatattgattcaattgtagatgaaaataatgatgatgatggtgatccatataataatcggatacaatatttttatgaagatgataacaatcatcaacaatcaatggaTGGTAATGGCATTTTACAGATAATAgatccaacaacaatgatttaTCAGAATGGTGAACATCAAACGGATATATTATCCGATGCACGTATATATGGATTACCAACATTTTtaccacaacaacagcaacaaatacaacaacatatGTTAGCCATACCTGGTGGTCCAAATGGATCGATATATGGTAATCCATTAGTATATAGTTTACATACTATTTATGAAGAATCAGAAAATGAATCTTCATTACaaacattgtcatcattaacatcgaCATCGATGACTATACAAACCGATAGTGttcaacacaacaacaacaacaacaacaatcattagaTAGTTCAttagataataatgaagataaattatcatcatcatcatcatcgaaattcattcatgataatgattctcAGCAACAGGTTGCGCagcaacaattttcaattgtcatCACTACCAATGGTGATGGAGATAATCAAATTatggaaaatgaatcgaaaaattgtcaaacaaatgaaaatcatcatcatgtttctgatggaaaaaaattttctaattgttggaataataataatctagaTATAgacgatgattatgttgaAGATGAAATGGAAGAAGAATTAGATAATGTACCaccattcaatgattcaatcgcattatcatcgaaattGGAACGATATTTCACAAGTGGATTATTggaaacgacaacaacaattgtggAAAAATCTCAGGTATCACTaagttttgattattttcaaatgaattttttttctaaatttttttttattcaataacaTTAGGACCATCAACAAGTGAAATTATTGATGGACAAcaaatcattgtcattgataaGTGGTAATGTTGACCATTTGAATAGTCGTGATCATagtcatcagcagcagcaacaacaacagcagcagcatccAATCAATAGAcgaaaatttgataaaatcgGAAGCTTATGTAATTTACTCATCGAAATGATctcatcaataaaatattctaaaataatgacaattaCCGATGATcaaacagatgatgatgatgatttgtcaataattttcaaacatcTTGACCAGCAAAGTTGTTTATATTGTTTAGATTTAAAaagattcatcattaaaatgattttgatgttaAGATTGTCGAATATTGACAACAACGGCAaagatgacgacgacgatgacgaccaTTGTTATTACAATAGtggaaaacatttgaaaGCCATtcatgataacaacaacaacaacaacaacgataacaaagctgttgatgatgatgacgatgatcgaTTGTCGATTGTACGAATAATTGATCGACTATCACGACGGGAAtatatcaataatgatgacgatgatgacaatcgtAAAACTTTATGTTGTTATTCACGTTTACAgcttgaatattttttaataacatttatgattgaaaagATTTATCGCTATACACAGATCAATCATCttttatttgatcatcatttttggtcATATGAATTCAATCGTTTATATGGGCCAGcatcaatattgaaaaatcaatcttcatcatcatcatcatccgcatcatcatcgggTAAAACGATCATTAAAGTTACTATCAATGGGAGATTAGTTCCAACTACTGTTGAAAATAGTTTCATTACCggtattttatcatcaacatcatcatctacacaacaacaatcaaaagtTTTGAAATCTTTAccgaaaaaatcaattttcaatcaaccaaaacgatttttatcaaataatgattcatcaatacgtgtattacaatcaaatattgaacCAATCGATTTGTTTCGTCATCAATCAAAGAATCCTGAATATCGTACAATATTACAtataaataatcaacaacaacgacaacaatcaGGTGATTggcatggaaaaaaatcatcattatcaatcacagatgatgatgatgatgatgatgacgatgatatggatgattattgtgatgataatgtggaTATTGAAACACGTTCTTCATCacaatcttcatcatcagcaacaacaatgatgaataattgtacaaataaattgaataaatttcttcGTGTTTCAAATCCATTGAATCGAAGTTTTTTGGCTAAAATTTCACCAATTCCTAAAGAATCGGAaaataatatgaaaaaatcttcaattaACGGAGAAATAAGTGTTAGTAGTTGggcaaatgaatcaatgattgataatgcTAATAATCACTCAATACATGGTGATGATAcacatcaatcattgatgagtaatgaaaataataaacaaaatgaacattcCACTATACCAAAACGAAGCTGTTCACATGAACAGCTTCAAATGCAACAgaatttacaacaaaaatcatcatcatcatcatcatctgatcatACTAGTCATAAtggatcgaaaaaaatcgatgaaacaaaatcatctaAAGTGCCAACCAATAATTCATCCACGAATGGACATCGTAATagttttaaaaatttcagtAATTCAACATTGGATCATATTTATGAAATGATCAGAAATCCATTtaaatcatcgaaaaaacggaaaaaaatttccattgatactagacaaaatgataaaaatggatCCAAATCATTGAGTGAACCAAATCTGAATGGATCTTCTACTAATAAACGCCAGCAACGTAATACAGTATGTGATTCAATAAATAACGGTGATCATGTTTCaagcaatgaaaatgattccatTGATGGTGGAAAAGTTTCgtattcaaaatcaacacCACAATTAAtgacgaataataataataatgaaaatggatcaaatcaatctgaaaatcttgaaacaatcaaattgaatcaattgcatactaatgatgaattgaatggaaataatTTCCGTCGAAATTCTGCAAGACaattatcagaaaaaaatctaaatagCGATCGAGAAAATGTTTGtgattgtaatcatcatccattgatATCACGATTGAATGGTAAAATGTTTAGATttccttttatttttttttttttgcttctgttaaaattattaacatttaaaatttttttttttcacaaggTCTATCACCAGCCGGACGTATGAAAGGAAATCAACGACTACAGCGATCATTATCGGGATCACAAATctcttcatcaacatcatcatcaacaacagcaacaagttCGATTGGATTTCAGCGTCCTAAATTATCGTGTattatttgtgaaaaaaatgtatatgtaatttgtttcatttttttccccctgAAAAGTAACgataaaatatttgtttttttttacaatcaattcagGTATCGACAATTGAAAATAGAACAAACGTTTtaggtaataataatgaaattagaGCCAGTtatattatttcatcatcaaaatcgacatcattatcatcatcagcgaCATCGGCATCCACTCCCACTATAACAATACCGACATCATCGAAAACAGTcatacaacaatcatcatcatcatcatcatcaccatcatcttcTAGTCATACAACACAGTCGACATCCTCGACAACATTACGTAGTAGCATTAGTAGTCATTATATATTGGCCAAACCATTTggtaataaattttcaagttttcgtaataataataataataatctacaacaacaatcatcaacaaaaacatcgtTAATTagttcatataataataaagattgtgattttaaagaaaatttacCTGTTGCTGATAACATTCAAAATgtaagtatttttttttttgttttgttatcttgatgattgaattgaattgaatgattgaattgattcacaacatgtgtgtgtgtgtgtgtgcgtgcgCAATGCGCCATtctcaaatttcaaatttttttttttgtttttgttttcattcactataattcccaaaaaaaaattgtaaaaagcAATTGGAAGATTCATCAGAAAATTCTGACAATACAACAATGGctattattggaaaaatttgtcTATCAATCTATTATGAAACGAAACTTAATTCACTTACGATTACCATTTTTCGTGGCCATTTGAATATGGTcaagaagaataaaaatgatctgtatgtgtatatattattatttattgatcatttattgattttttattattaattatcaatttattatcatcatttagatACATTAAGGCTTAcattattgttgatcatcaacagGAGAAAGCATTCAAAAAGAAGACAAAGATTAAAAAACCATTGAAAGTTGATACCAGTGCTGGATCATTGTATGAAGTTGAATATAATGAGATATTACGATTTCAAGGTAAATGGCGTGAATTTGCTTCCGGACAATTGAGTGTAAGTCTATGGAATAATGATACATTTGGCCGTAACACATTGCTTGGACAAACATTGATtcgtttgaatgaatcagtAATGCTTAATTCCATTCAGACACGAATCTGGCATGATCTTCATGTAAGTTGAAcgtgattttgatttttaaaatcaGACCTTGTCATCAAGATAacccatatttttttccagcaaccaaccaaaatcaaatgcCAATCAGTACATGTTAAAGgcagtttgtttgttgcaaTCAAACATGAAGATGTAGCCATTTCATCCTCCGTTGATGGAACCGGCGTCGGTTCATTGCATGTTTTGATCAAAGAAGctgatgatttgaatctTACACAATACAACATCAATGGCTATGCCTATTGCAAAGTGTATGTTTcttatttaaatgaaatttttttctcacactaacaaatcattcattatttattgccaaaaataaaagaatgcTGAAACCCGAACGTAACAAAGATGATCGCCATAAAACTCGAACAGTAAAAATGGGCCAATGTCCACGTTGGAATGAAACAATTGTGTTCAACAATATAAACAGAAATGACATGAATGTCAAAGAATTGGAAATCGCCATCATGTGGTTGGATAAATCATCGAAAACTTATTTGGGAAGCATTCGTTTGACTAATCATGAAGGTTTGTCTATTTTTGtccaaatttaatttaaaaaaaattcaatcatttcaggTGCAAGTAATGAAGAACGAAATCTTTGGCGACAATCAATTGAACGGCCAAATCTTTGGGCATATGGAAAAATTCCATTACGACATTGAAGAATCTACCATGTTCAACACgataatcaattcaatttatttctaTGAGAAATTCTACCTTGAGACTTATTCACCATTCTACTGCTACTACctttttcagatttttttttttcttacattaccgataatttttttcttgctttttagcttatttgtttttttctaaagttgtctttttttcaaatctctTTATTCggatttgatcatcatgatgatctttttttttgtgtctttggaattttaattattatcattcatcaaagtcagctaatttttttttttgaattctgttttttattttatattttatatatatatatgtgtgtgtgtgtgtgtgcgagaatcgaaattaatgatgattttcagtaatttaaatgaacaaaatcaaagatggtgaacaaaataaaatgatgat from Dermatophagoides farinae isolate YC_2012a chromosome 5, ASM2471394v1, whole genome shotgun sequence includes:
- the LOC142597551 gene encoding LOW QUALITY PROTEIN: uncharacterized protein LOC142597551 (The sequence of the model RefSeq protein was modified relative to this genomic sequence to represent the inferred CDS: deleted 1 base in 1 codon; substituted 1 base at 1 genomic stop codon), translated to MSSTSTTTTTKAAAATAASSSSSSSDNVNIQNQPVDIPVLNQQQLLLNNENDDHHLIDSTINQNDENDQESNPLNRQLFQQQLQYFHRHHQHKNDDDDDDGIYANYNDDYDDDYEQFYDKHQQQYLVDHSNDNMYGVPEMMIFDNHPHHQQQHYNHIDSIVDENNDDDGDPYNNRIQYFYEDDNNHQQSMDGNGILQIIDPTTMIYQNGEHQTDILSDARIYGLPTFLPQQQQQIQQHMLAIPGGPNGSIYVIHXYIVYILFMKNQKMNLHYKHCHH